The window CTGGGCGTTTACATGGTCATTCACTTGACCACCAACGCCAGTCTGCTCAACGGGACGGAAACGTTCCAACGAGCGGTGTTTATGATCCACAGCCTCGGGAATTTGCTGCCCGTGGTCGAATGGGGAGGCATTTTTGCTCCGTTGTTGTTCCACGCGATTTTGGGCGTTTGGATCATCCGGACGGGCAAATCAAATCTTGGCAACTACCAGTTCACCGGCAACCGCCGCTATGTGTGGCAACGCTGGACTGGTTTGATCGCCTTGGTTTTCTTGATGACTCACGTGTTGCACCTTCACGGTTGGTTCCATGCCGGATTTTGGCTGGCGATCATGGAGCCGCTCGGGTTTGCGAGCTTCGACCCATACAACGCTGCTTCGTCGCTTGGTGAAGCGATGCAGGGCTATGTCTGGCCAGCGTTTTACTTAGCGGGTGTCCTGGCGACGGTTTATCACTTGGCCAACGGCATCTGGACCGCTGGAATCACCTGGGGATTTTGGGTTTCACCACAAGCTCAGCAGCGAGCCACCAAAGTGTGTGTGGCCTTTGGAGTCATTTTGGCGGTTATTGGAACAGCGGCCTGGTGGGGCGCGGTCCGAATGG of the Rhodopirellula baltica SH 1 genome contains:
- a CDS encoding succinate dehydrogenase cytochrome b558 subunit, with amino-acid sequence MSELTRSQSFFLRHEFAIRRLHSLTGIVPLGVYMVIHLTTNASLLNGTETFQRAVFMIHSLGNLLPVVEWGGIFAPLLFHAILGVWIIRTGKSNLGNYQFTGNRRYVWQRWTGLIALVFLMTHVLHLHGWFHAGFWLAIMEPLGFASFDPYNAASSLGEAMQGYVWPAFYLAGVLATVYHLANGIWTAGITWGFWVSPQAQQRATKVCVAFGVILAVIGTAAWWGAVRMDAEDIAQARADEAIMYEAAKETGLAYDMPEKRTPVDVEEAENASDSDDDTITE